Proteins from a genomic interval of Geotrypetes seraphini chromosome 7, aGeoSer1.1, whole genome shotgun sequence:
- the L3HYPDH gene encoding trans-3-hydroxy-L-proline dehydratase isoform X2: MGASQEATQRQAAAPKHAPVRCCSASEETLSCGSHHRPDVIVDVLGFGKIKVDIGYGGAFYAYVSANKFGLDVCSSKTRDLVDAASAVTEAVKAQVKLHHPDSEDLAFLYGTILTDGNDAFSEEPTANICVFADAQVDRSPTGSGVTGRIALQYHKGLIQLNQTRTFKSGTTDSLFTGKAVKETICGDFKAVTVEVSGQAYYTGTAHFVFENEDMLKNGFFLK; encoded by the exons atgggagccagtcaagaagccactcagcgccaagcagcagcgccaaagcacgCTCCTGTTCGGTGCTGCTCAGCGTCTGAAGAAACCCTATCTTGCGGCAGCCACCAccgaccag ACGTTATAGTTGACGTTCTAGGATTTGGAAAGATAAAAGTTgatattggatatggtggtgcATTTTATGCATATGTTAGTGCCAATAAGTTTGGATTAGACGTTTGCTCCTCAAAAACAAGGGATCTTGTAGATGCAGCCTCTGCAGTCACTGAAGCTGTCAAAGCACAG gtcaaaCTTCATCATCCAGATAGTGAAGACCTGGCTTTTCTATATGGCACAATATTAACAGATGGCAATGATGCATTTAGTGAAGAGCCAACTGCCAACATATGTGTGTTTGCTGATGCACAG GTTGATAGAAGCCCTACTGGATCAGGGGTGACAGGTCGCATTGCTCTACAGTACCATAAGGGGCTGATTCAGCTGAACCAAACCAGAACATTTAAGAGTGGTACAACTGATTCGTTATTTACTGGGAAAGCTGTGAAG GAAACTATATGTGGTGACTTCAAAGCTGTTACTGTAGAGGTCTCAGGACAAGCCTACTATACTGGAACTGCGCACTTTGTTTTTGAGAATGAAGACATGCTGAAAAACGGATTTTTTCTAAAATGA
- the GPR135 gene encoding G-protein coupled receptor 135 gives MLPPCARDLPSPRPMESQVHLASPPNLTERALELTPSPALIHAVLGGFTLSAAAAAAATAAGNRGGEDGAQETGKALAGGGLLLQGLAVAAQALVLLVIFLLSSLGNCAVILVIVKHRQLRTVTNAFILSLSLSDLLTALLCLPFSFAMLFSRDGAWLFGERFCLANGFFNSCFGVVSTLTMTLISFDRYYAIVRQPREKIGRRRALQLLAAVWLAAVAFSLPWYLLVPPLAHKRGFSHCMYVFHAGGSRLGRAYSLALIALCYLLPFALMCFCHYNICKTVRLSEIRVRPVTTYAHLLRFYSEMRTATTVLIMIVVVICCWGPYCVMGIAAAAGGYPFGPVMDTVAIWMAWANGAINPLIYAIRNPNISMLLGRSREEGYRTRNLAAYLSAQGQSREARSKPSRIRDPYVSRRGAGSRMSSSSPPANGGDVAMWACKNPAVLFCRDGQLDTVSEPVVPKSETADTSL, from the coding sequence ATGCTGCCTCCCTGCGCCCGCGACCTGCCGTCACCGCGCCCGATGGAGTCGCAGGTGCATCTCGCCTCACCGCCCAACCTGACGGAGCGCGCGCTGGAGCTGACCCCGAGCCCAGCCTTGATCCACGCGGTACTGGGCGGCTTCACCCTGagcgcggcggcggcggcggcggccacCGCGGCCGGCAATCGGGGCGGCGAGGACGGGGCTCAGGAGACCGGGAAGGCGTTGGCGGGCGGCGGCCTCCTCCTGCAAGGGCTGGCCGTGGCGGCTCAGGCGCTGGTGCTGCTCGTCATCTTCCTGCTCTCCAGCCTGGGTAACTGCGCCGTCATCCTGGTGATCGTCAAGCACCGGCAGCTGCGCACCGTCACCAACGCCTTCATCCTGTCGCTGTCGCTCTCCGACCTGCTCACGGCGCTCCTCTGCCTGCCCTTCTCCTTCGCCATGCTGTTCAGCCGCGACGGCGCCTGGCTCTTCGGCGAGCGCTTCTGCCTCGCCAACGGCTTCTTCAACTCGTGCTTCGGCGTCGTCTCCACGCTCACCATGACCCTCATCTCCTTCGACCGCTACTACGCCATCGTGCGGCAGCCGCGGGAGAAGATCGGCCGCCGCCGGGCCCTGCAGCTCCTCGCCGCCGTCTGGCTGGCGGCCGTGGCCTTCTCGCTGCCCTGGTACCTGCTCGTGCCGCCGCTCGCGCACAAGCGCGGCTTCTCTCACTGCATGTACGTGTTCCACGCGGGCGGCTCGCGCCTCGGCCGCGCCTACAGCCTCGCGCTGATCGCCCTCTGCTACCTGCTGCCCTTCGCCCTCATGTGCTTCTGCCACTACAACATCTGCAAGACGGTGCGCCTGTCCGAGATCCGCGTGCGCCCCGTCACCACCTACGCGCACCTGCTGCGCTTCTACAGCGAGATGCGCACCGCCACCACCGTGCTCATCATGATCGTCGTCGTCATCTGCTGCTGGGGGCCCTACTGCGTGATGGGCATCGCGGCGGCCGCCGGCGGCTACCCCTTCGGCCCCGTCATGGACACGGTGGCCATCTGGATGGCCTGGGCCAACGGCGCCATCAACCCGCTCATTTATGCCATCAGGAACCCCAATATCTCCATGCTGCTGGGGCGCAGCCGGGAAGAGGGCTACCGGACTAGGAACCTCGCTGCCTATCTCTCCGCCCAGGGCCAGAGCCGGGAGGCCCGGAGCAAGCCGAGTCGGATCAGGGACCCCTATGTCAGTAGGCGTGGGGCTGGCAGCAGGATGTCCTCCTCCAGTCCTCCCGCCAATGGAGGGGACGTTGCCATGTGGGCATGCAAAAACCCAGCTGTACTCTTTTGCCGGGATGGGCAGCTCGATACTGTCTCTGAGCCAGTGGTACCCAAATCTGAAACTGCAGACACCAGCCTTTGA